TTCTTCCCACGTTGGAGCAAAATCCGGTTACCATTGCCTTAGCCCTAGACTTTCAAATTGTGGATTCCCTGCCCATTGACCGCTACGACGTGCCCGTCGATATGATTGTTACCGAGAGCCGAGTCATTGATTGTCAAAAACATCGCTAAGGCTTCCTGGATGATCCAAAAACCGTTTTCCAAATCCATCCACTTAATAAAAAATAAAAGAATAAAAGAATAAAAAAACACGGGAGAGATTTTTTCTCTTCCCGTGTTTTTTTATTTTTTTCCGTATTGTTCTTGCCATGGTTCTACAGAGGTTCTAAGGAAAAACCCCTTGTCAGACTTGTGACATACTCCCACCACTTATAGAAGTGGGGGCTTCTCGTTCGAGTAGTCTACCGACTACAGCATAAGCGAGCTATCCCCGCGTGTCCCACGGTTCATGTGTCAGCAAATAAGCTAACTCATTACCTTGAATATTTTACACAGAGAAGGAGTGTAATCATCGCTTGGTTGTCGCATTCAGAATACACCGAGCTGACATATTTAGTATACCCCTTTTTGCAAGAACAAAACCACCGATTCATCTCCCACCTACGCGCTCACTTTTTGAGTAAGGAAGGCTAAGAGGAGGGAGACTTCTCGGCATTGCGGTTAAATTACTTGTTTTCTTCTTTTTTATGGTCTTTCTTTTCCTCTTCATGAACCCGCTTAAGCTTCTCCGCTACTTTATGATAAATTGTGCCTTCCGGGTAGCCGGCTTCCTCATCGCACTTCCCTGCGGGGATTCCTGTTAAGATTTCGATGCCTTGATCCACATGACTAATGGCATATATATGAAACTCTCCGGCTTTTACCGATTCTATGACCTCTTCTTTAAGCATCAGATTTTTTAAATTTTTCTCCGGGATCATAACCCCTTGCTCACCGGTTAAGCCTTTGATTTTACAAACATCATAAAATCCTTCGATTTTTTCGTTTGCGCCGCCGATGGGTTGAATTTCTCCCTTTTGATTTACGGATCCCGTTACGGCGATTCCCTGTTTCAGGGGAATATCCGCAATGCTTGAAAGGATTGCATAAAGCTCCGTACTGGAGGCACTGTCTCCATCAATCATGGAATAGGTTTGTTCAAAACTGATGCTTACCGAAAGTGCCATGGGATTTTTTTGAGCAAATTTCGCTCCTAAATACCCGCTGAGGATTAATACCCCTTTATCGTGGATATTTCCACTCTGTTTTACTTCCCGCTCTACATTGATGATTCCGGCTTTTCCTTTATAGGTGGATACAGTGATCCGGCTGGGTCTTCCAAAGGAATGTTCCCCGGTACCCATAACCGCTAATCCGTTGATCTGTCCGATTTTTTCTCCTTCAACATCAATTAAAAGGGTTCCCTCGTCAAACATCTCATTTAATTTTTCCTCATACTTACTGTTTCGATAGATTTTTTCCTGGATGGCTTTTTCCACATGTTCCGTTCCCACGTGAGTAGCATTCTCTGTGGACGCCCAGGCATCTGCTTCATATAGAATCTCCACAATCTGATTAAAGCGGGAGCTGAGCTTCTTTTGATGATCTGCAATCCTTGAGCTGTAGTCAATAACCCGCTTTACCGCATATTTATCAAAATCCAATAGTTCCTGTTCTTCACAGTGGGCGGAGATGAAGCCGGCCATTTTCATCATATGATCTTTATTCTTATCCATTTCCACGTCAAAATCCGACATAACCTTAAATAATTTTTTAAAGTCCTCATCATAGGAAAACAGTAGTCGATAAATGTAAGGGTCTCCGATTAAAATCACTTTGATATCCAAGGGGATGGGCTCCGGTTTAATGCTGGAGGTTACCACCTGGCCCCACTGCTTACCCATGTTTTCGATGTTAATCTCTCCGGTCTTTAAGGATCTTTTTAGAATTTGCCATGCAAAGGGTTCTGTCAACACTTCCCTTGCC
The window above is part of the Isachenkonia alkalipeptolytica genome. Proteins encoded here:
- a CDS encoding Lon protease family protein, whose protein sequence is MIDNLKVKPEKLTSSCKIEDLDFETTADLKPLRGIIGQERATKALEFSLNVKKKGYNVYISGLSGTGRNSYARSITEEHAKEMKAPDDWVYVYNFSTPDKPKALSMDKGTGKEFKKDLEQVIDKLLEEIPNAFSGTDYETQKSEIHQQYQQKHKEVIQKLNEIAKKHGFVFRETEQGLVTAPLSDGKPMSQEEYEELSTEEIQELREKSEKLNLETIDLFNELRSIEEKAREEIKKLEKRVSYYVLNEHLKDLFKAYGKRQKVVDYLHELEQDILENIKQFKNGKSKGAQSPQEMLMMQMKPKGNFMNRYQVNLFIDNSKKEYAPMIQETNPSYYNLLGSIEYKNEMGALKTDFTQIKPGALHQANGGFLIIQAREVLTEPFAWQILKRSLKTGEINIENMGKQWGQVVTSSIKPEPIPLDIKVILIGDPYIYRLLFSYDEDFKKLFKVMSDFDVEMDKNKDHMMKMAGFISAHCEEQELLDFDKYAVKRVIDYSSRIADHQKKLSSRFNQIVEILYEADAWASTENATHVGTEHVEKAIQEKIYRNSKYEEKLNEMFDEGTLLIDVEGEKIGQINGLAVMGTGEHSFGRPSRITVSTYKGKAGIINVEREVKQSGNIHDKGVLILSGYLGAKFAQKNPMALSVSISFEQTYSMIDGDSASSTELYAILSSIADIPLKQGIAVTGSVNQKGEIQPIGGANEKIEGFYDVCKIKGLTGEQGVMIPEKNLKNLMLKEEVIESVKAGEFHIYAISHVDQGIEILTGIPAGKCDEEAGYPEGTIYHKVAEKLKRVHEEEKKDHKKEENK